TGAATTTAACTGCTGAAAGCGATTAATGGATTGGGGTACGACTCGACTTTGTATAGTTGCAATCGTTCTTACCTGAATCATGGCACCGGTTGGCGTTTTAATGTAGTAGTCCAAAATCTGATCCGGATTTAAACGATCTGCTTGCTTCACCTGAGGAATGACTCGATACGAGCGACCTGCGACTGAGAAATAATTAACAAAGCCGCCTCCCAAGGCAGCGGATAAGGCATTACCAACATCGCGCTGAGTCATTCCCAAAGCAGCTACTTTCTCACGATCAATTTGCAACACGTCTTGTGGCTTATCAATCTTTAAATCTGAATCAACAAAGAAAAACATGCCGCTTTGCCTTGCTTTATCAAGGACTGCTTGCGATACCTCATTTAGATTGGCATAAGGCTCTGTCGTATTAATGACTACTTGGACTGGAAAGCCTTGGGCGCCTGGCAAGGCTGGGAATTGAAATGCAGCAATCCGTGTTCCTGCAATGCTATTCCATTTATTTTGCAGATCCTCCTGGAATTTGCTGGCACTACGACTGCGCTCATCCCAATCTTTCATAATCACACCACCAAAGCTTGAATTTGGACTGGTGATCTGAAACATTTGCTTATATTCAGGCTCTTTACTAGCAATCTGAAAAACCTGATCAGCATACCCTTGCATTTGATTCACTGTCGAATTCGGCGGACCAACGGCCGAAACCAGAACGATGCCCTGATCTTCTGTAGGCGCAAGTTCTGAACGTGCAGTTGCATAAAGGTACACAACGCCAATGAACAATAAAATTCCCATCACGATGATGACCTGCCAGGTTGATAGTAGGTCTCGTAATGTGTTTTGGTATGAATGTCGAACGCCTTCAAATACTCGATCAATCTTTTGCACAAACGAAGACATCTCCTCCTCTTGCGAAAAGAGTCGTGAGCACATCATTGGTGATAGTGTTAAGGCAACTACCCCCGAAACGGCTACAGCACCTGCTAGGGTAAATGCAAACTCAGTGAATAAGGCGCCCGTTAATCCGCCTTGAAAACCAATTGGAATGTAAACCGCAATCAGTACAATCGTCATTGCCAAAATGGGATTACCGAGCTCACGTGCTGCGATCAACGATGCCTCTAGCGGTGACTTCCCCTCTTTCATATGGCGATCGACGTTTTCAACCACAATGATGGCATCATCCACGACCAAACCAATTGCCAATACCAAGGCCAGTAGAGTTAATAGATTGATGGAATAGCCAAGGACTTGCATCATGAAAAATGTGCCAATTAATGACAATGGCATTGCCAGCACTGGGACCGCAACTGCACGATAACTACCTAAAAAGAGATAGATAACAACCGTCACAATAATTAAAGCTTCTAGAAGTGTTTGGACGACTTCTTGAATGGAGGTATTAATGAAATCGGTTGAGTCATACACAATCTTGGCATTTAAGCCAGTTGGCAATTGCTTCTGAATATCAGGAAATGCATCACGAACTCGTTTAGCTACATCCAACAAGTTTGCATCGGGCGCAACTTTAATACCAATAAATACCGACTGTTTGCCATTAAACGCGACATTGTTGTTGTAATCCTCAGATCCCAGAGTAACCGTTGCAACTTGGTCTAGATACACAATGTCTGCGCCATTGCGTTTAATGATTAATTTACGAAATTCATCTAAGGAGTGAAGGTCGGTATTGGCAACTAAATCGACCGAAACCATTTGACCCTTCGTGCTTCCTACAGGGGCTAAATAATTATTTGCTGCCATGGCTGCGTATACATCATCTGGTGCAACACCAAGTCCCGCCATTCGGTCACGATCAAGCCACGCACGTAAGGCAAATTTACGACCACCTAAGATTTCGGCATTTTGCACGCCATTAATTGAATCCAACTTAGGCTTGACGACGCGTAATAGATAGTCCGTAATACTATTATTGGCAATATCGTCACTGTAAAAACCCATATACATTGCCGCAGTGGTTTGGCCGACCTGTACGGTCAGAATGGGTTGTTGCGCCTGGGGTGGCAATTGGTTCCGCACGGAACTAATTTGCGTATTAATTTGAGTTAGCGCCTGGTTCGCATCGTAGTTGAGGCGCAGGGTGGCAGTTATTGTTGAAATACCGCTAATGCTAATTGAAGATAAGTAATCAATGCCTTGGGCTTGAGCAATGGCCCCCTCCAAAGGCTGAGTGATAAATCCAGCAATCGTCTCGGGATCCGCCCCAAAATAGGTGGTGGTAATCGTTACCACGGCATTTTGAGTTTGTGGATATTGATTGACAGGCAATGACCCAACTGCTTTCAAGCCCAGTAACAAAATAAGCAAGCTCACCACGATTGCAAGTACTGGGCGACGAATAAACAAATCCGTCCATTGATGGCGCTGAAAATCTTGACTCATTGCTCTTGTGGTTTTGGATCTGGTGAATTAGATGGCAAGACGCTGTTATTAACAATTAACGGTGTGCCATTCTTTAATTTCAACTGTCCGCTGGTGACAACAGTCATACCAGGCTCCAAACCTTTAAGAATCGCAACCTGATCACCTCGAGTTGCTCCCGTGGTTACAAATACCTGCTGGGCCTCTAGAATTGGAACCTTTTTCTTATCTAGGCGATTGGTTTTCTTGGCAATAAATACGGTACTGCCATATGGGTTGTAAGTAACGGCGGTTTGGGGCAAAGTCAATAATTCAACCTTATCGCCTAAATTAATATTGACGTTTGCAAACATACCAGGCAACAGCTTTTTATCTGGGTTACTAATTTGGGCTTCAATTTGAATATTGCGTGTATTGAGCTCCACCTTAGGACTAACAGCCGTAATCTTTCCCAGAAATGCCACTTCTTTAAACGCATCGGTCTGTAATTCAATCGTTTGGCCAACTGCGATGATTCCAGCTGAGCTTTGGGGTAGAGTGAAATCCACAAAAATAGGGTCAATAGTTTGAAGCGTTAGCAGCTTATCGCCTGGATTAATGTATTGACCAGGATTAATGGTAACAATTCCAACTCGCCCACTAAATGGGGCTTTAAGATTCTTTTTGGCGATCAAAGCAATTTGCTGATCCACTTGCGCTTGTTTGGCCTTCATGTCGGCAGTACTGGTGTCGTACACGTTCTTACTAATCGCCTGAATAGCTAATTGCGCCTTGTCTCGCTCATTAATGACCTTGGCTAAATCGGCCATCGCTTTTAAAGAATTCAATTGAGCAAGGTCTGCGGAGTCATTGAGCTTAATCAGTAATGAGCCCTCTTTAACATCCATACCAGATTTAATGGGGACCTCCACCACTAGTCCACCAACTTCGGTGCTTAAATCAACCCCTCGGAATGCACGAACGTTACCAACACTGTTCATACGAGGCTGCCATTCTTGCTTTTCAATCACTATGGTCGTCACCGAAGCGGGGGGAATACCCATACCAGCCATAAACTGGTTAAACATAAATGTTTTTAATTGGTTAAACGCAAAGATTAAGCCTAGTAAGATAAATACCCCGAATAGCATCACAACCATACGACGCTTTAAGGGGGGCATTTGCATGAGAGCAGCATATGCTTTGGTCTTTTTAAAACGCTCACGTGGTCGTAAACGTGCCCCAATCCATGCAAATTTAGCCCAAATTAGCTTGAGCGTTTTTTCTGTAAAAAGCGTGTTTTTTATCCAAGCAACGAATTGATGAAATTGATTCATGAGCCGATCTCTTAATTACTTTGTTTAGGTGCGCCCACTTGCTCACCGGCCTGCGCCTGAAAAGCTGGACCGCTGCGATTCCACCATCCGCCACCAAGCGCAGCAAATAATGCGGCGGTATTAGCAAAACGACTTGCTTGAACATCAATCAAACGAAATTTAGTTTGCTGATATTGACGCTGAGCAATTAATACAGCTAGGTAACTTCCAGTACCCAGCTTATATTGTTCCTCTAATAAATTGAGGTACTCCAAGGCATTACTTTCGGCTTCTGAGGCGGCTCTAAGAGCCAAGGCATCACTTTCAAGCGCTTGTAAGGCATTTGCTACTTCTTGAAATGCATTGAGGACAGTGGCTTGATATTGATACACTGCGGCTTCATAAGTGGCAAGCGCGCTGCGTCGCTGTGCAAGCAACGCTCCACCTTGGAATAAAGGTTGAAATACTCCGCCAGCCACAGACCAAATGGCAGCATTAGGTCCAAATAAGGCCCCAGTCGTTAAGGCTTGCGATCCCATCGCACCACTCAAAGTAATTTGCGGCAAAAGATTAGCGGTTGCCACACCCACAAGTGCATTGGTCGACTTGATGTACGCCTCCGCTGCACGAATATCTGGGCGCTGACGAACGAGCTCTGATGGAATCGAAAGCGGAATGCGTTCTGGTAAATTGAGTTTGGCTAAATCAAACTTTGCTAGCTGTGCATTACCAGGAAAATCCCCCACATAGACTGCTAGTTGATTACGAATAAATGAAAGATTTTTATCAATATTTAATAAATCAATTTGAGAGCTAGCCGCAAGCGAAACCTGAGACGTTAAATCAACTCGAGATACCGTACCAATTTCCAATTGCTTGCGAATAATATCGGCAAGATTTTTCTGGGCCTCATAGATCTCCAAATTGGATTGGTATTGAGCACGAAGCGCTGCCTCTCGAATTGCGGTTGTAACAATATTTGCTGTCAAGCTTAGGTAGGCGCTCTCAAGTTGAAATCCAGAAATTTCTGCTTGGGCCTGAGCACTCTGAACTGCACGTCGAGCACCACCAAACACATCCAAGTTGTAATTCACGGAAACCGATGTGTTGTAAAGATTGAAGATATTTGGGTTTCCTGAACTTAATCCAAAGCTCGAAGGCGTAATTTGTTGTCGCGTTGCTGAGGCTCCCAAGCCAATACTTGGAAATAAAAGGGATCCAAACGCAGCATTTGCATTTTCTTGAGCTGCGCGCAAGGTCGCATCAGCCGAGGCTAAAGTTGGGTTCCGTTTTAGAGCCTGCTTAATGAGTGCATCTAATTCGGGGGAGCGATACAAGGACCACCATTCTGCAGGAATGTCAGCAGCGGGATCGAATATCTGTTTGGTTCCCCCGATACTCGGGGCTGTTGCCAATTCTGAAGAAACTGGCTTTTCGGTATAGACACCAACTTTTGGTGCATCAGGTTTTTTAAAATCTGGCCCTACAGCGCAGGCCGTTAAACCAAGGCAAACCAAAAGACTAAAGCCGTACTTGAGTGGATTTAGTGAAATGGAATGATGGAGGGAAGATTGAGAATCAAAATGGCTCTTCACATCCATTATTTGACCACAATGAGGCTACTTTTGGATGAATTACTCGACCGTAACACTTTTAGCTAAATTACGTGGTTTATCAACATCCGTACCAAGGGCTACTGCGGTGTGATAAGCCAAGAGTTGTAGTGGAATCACGTGTAAAAGAGGTGACAGATTTCCGTAATGCTCTGGTAGCCTGATCACCTGAATACCGTCTTCATTTTTAATTTCTGTACCCTGATCAGCAAAGACATAAAGACGCCCGCCGCGTGCCTTGACCTCTTGCATATTTGATTTCAACTTTTCAAGCAGCACATCATTGGGAGCTACGGTAACAACCGGCATGGCCTCGGTTACCAAGGCAAGCGGTCCATGCTTTAACTCGCCTGCTGGATAGGCTTCTGCATGAATATAAGAGATCTCTTTTAACTTCAAGGCCCCCTCGAGAGCGATCGGAAAATGTAAGCCGCGCCCCAAGAAAAGTGCGTTTTGACAGTTCGCAAAGGATCGACTCCAAGCAATAATTTGTGGCTCTAATGCCAATACGGCATGGATTGCTTGCGGCAAATGGCGCAAATCTTCAAGAACTTTTTTCTCAGCAGGTAGTGATAAGTGTTTTGAGCGTTTTGCAATCGTATTAGCCAATAAGTACAAAGCAACCAATTGAGTGGTAAACGCTTTGGTAGACGCTACTCCAACTTCAGTGCCGGCGTGTGTCAAAAAGTGCCATTTAGTTTCTCGTACCATGGCACTCGAAGCCACATTGCAAATCGATAAGCTTAAGGGGTGACCGAGCTGTTTAGCATGGCGCAAGGCTGCCAGAGTATCAGCCGTTTCTCCCGATTGAGAGACAACAACAATTAAAGATCGAGGGTTTGGAATCGATTGTCGATACCGATATTCGCTAGCAATTTCAACCTGGGTTGGAATCTTTGCAATGTCTTCAAACCAATACTTGGCTACACATGCAGAGTAGTAACTTGTTCCGCAAGCAAGGATCAATACCTGATCAAACTCCTGCCACTCCACAGAATCTGCAGCAAATAATGCGGGACTAAGTTCGTCAATGTTTGCAATCGTGTCTGAGACCGCACGCGCTTGCTCGAATATCTCTTTTTGCATGAAATGTTGATAGGGCCCTAACTCCACTGCTTGGGCCTGAACAGGCATCGGCTTAACTTCTCGCTCAATGGCCTGACCGACCGGGTCCCAAACCGTAAAGCCATTGACAGTTAATGTGACAAGATCGCCTTCCTCAAGATAAACCATTGTTTTGGCTTTACCAGCTAAAGCAAGTGCATCTGAGGATAAGTAATGACCATCATCGCCGATTGCAATAATAAGTGGCGAACCCGCTCGTGCTCCCACCATGAGATGGGGCTCTGCTTGAGCAATGACAGCAATCGCATAAGCACCTTTTAGTTGCTTGGTGGCTTGTGTCACAGCAATTTTTAGATCTGGCTTATCGAGCTTAATGAACTCCTGATGAACTAAATGGGCAATGACCTCGGTATCGGTCTCCGACTCAAACACATATCCGGAAATTTTTAACTGATTACGTAATGCCTCATAGTTTTCAATAATGCCGTTATGAACAACAGCAATTTGGCCATTGGAAATGTGTGGGTGAGCATTATGCGTATCTGGCCTGCCATGCGTCGCCCAACGCGTATGTGCAATCCCGACCTGTCCGCAAAAGTCTTGCGCCTGCTTCGCTAAATCAGCTACACGATCAGTGGTTCGAGCGCGCCTAATGGGATGAGATCCTTGCTGACTATCAATGACAGCAAAGCCACAGGAGTCATAACCCCGATACTCCAAGCGTCGTAATCCTTCAATTAAGGTATCGACGATATTCGTTTTGGCAACTGCTCCAACGATTCCACACATAAAAGGGATTTACTTTCGAGAGGTCTTTTTTGTCTTTGGCGATCCGCTTTTTGCTTTTGTGGGTCGCTGCCAATCAATGGAAATTTGTTTTGCTCTCGATACGGTTAATTTGCCTGATGGCGCATCTTTGGTCAGCGTCGTTCCTGCCCCTAGCGTTGCACCTTTACCTACTTTTACGGGAGCAACTAACTGCGTATCCGATCCTATAAACACATCATCTTCAATTATGGTTTGATGCTTATTAACGCCATCATAATTACAAGTAATTGTTCCCGCGCCGATATTGACTCGTGATCCGACAATTGAATCTCCCACATACGCGAGATGATTGGCTTTGGTCTGTGCAGCAATTCGGCTATTCTTTACTTCCACAAAATTTCCAATGTGAACTTCGCTTCCTAATTCAGCACCCGGTCGGATCCGCGCATAAGGACCAATGCGATTGGCTGGGCCGATCTTAGCCCCATCTATATGGCTAAATGCTTCGATCGCTGCACCCTCTCCAATCTGTGTATCTTTAATGACACAATAGGGTCCGATGCGAACCTTATCGGCCAAAGTCACGACTCCTTCAAAAATGCATCCAACGTCAATCCAAACATCTTTTCCACAATTGAGCTCACCACGTACATCAATTCGATGAGGATCAAAAAGTGTGACGCCATTCTCTAAAAGCGCATGCGCAATCTGATGCTGTAGAACACGCTCTAACTGCGCCAATTGCGAACGACTGTTAACCCCTAGAATTTCATAATCATGAGCCGCTTGAGCAGAGCGTACGGGAACCCCCGCTTTAACAGCCATTGCTATCACATCCGTTAAATAGTATTCGCCTTGGGCATTTTTAGTTTTGATGCCTTTTAGCCATTTGCCTAACTCTTCGGTAGGCAAAACCATGATGCCGGTATTAATTTCTTGAATCGAGCGAATGGCCAGATTGGCATCTTTTTCCTCAACAATTGCATCAATATTGCCATCGATATCGCGAACGATTCGTCCATACCCATGCGGATTTTGCATACGATGGGTCAGTAAGCCAACGGCCCCATCACTCAAGCGTACAAGCTTTTTCAAAGTTTCTTTAGAACACAGCGGTACATCGCCATACAAAACAAGTGTGGGTAATAAACGATTTAGCTTTGGTAAAGCCTGTAAGAGCGCGTGACCTGTACCTTTTTGCTCTTTTTGTAAGACCGTTTTTACATTTCTAAAGCGCACTTCTAAGCTGGCCAAATGAACTAAAAATGATTGAACCTGCTCCGCCCCATGTCCAATGACAACAATCGGCTCGGCCTTGGGCGCAAGTGCTAATGCTGTTTCAAGCACATGCTGAAGTAACGGCTTTCCCGCTAAGGGCTGCAAGACCTTTGGTAAGGCCGATTTCATGCGCTTGCCTTGCCCAGCAGCCAAGATGACGATATTCATATGACTAATTATAGAGCTTAGAACCATCTAGATTTATTTGAATAGGAACTAATTAATCTTTGTTAATCCATGTCAGCGAAGACCACGAAGGTTCAATTGATTCACAGGCATCAATACCTTCGTCGATAGCGCGGTCGCCCTCGTACGATTTACTTAAATGAGCTAAATCAGAATGAATGGTTAGATTCTGAAAATCAAAGGCATCCTGATCTAATAAATGGGAAGGAACAATGTGGTGTAAGGAACGAAATAGATTTTCAATTCGTCCAGGAAAATCCCTCTCCCAATCACGTAACAATTTTTTCATCGCAGATCGTTGTAAGTTGGGCTGACTTCCACATAAGTCACACGGAATAATTGGAAATTCCATCGATTGTGCATAGCGTTCAATCAACTTTTCTGGAACATAGGCTAATGGCCGAATCACTAAATGGCGGCCATCATCTGAACGCAACTTCGGAGGCATTGCCTTGAGCTTGCCGCCATAAAACATGTTTAGTAATAATGTTTCTAAGATGTCCTCGCGATGGTGACCTAAAGCAATCTTCGTTGCGCCAAGCTCATCCGCTACTCGATACAAAATCCCACGGCGTAAACGGGAACATAAACCACAAGTTGTTTTCCCCTCAGGAATCACGCGCTTCACAATGCTATAGGTATCCTGCTCTTCAATATGAAATGGGATATTGAGTTGACGCAAGTAATTAGGTAGGGTATCGCTTGGAAAGTTGGGCTGTTTTTGATCTAAGTTGACAGCAACCAAATCAAATGAAATGGGAGCTCGCTCACGTAACTTCAGCAAAATATCTAGTAGGGTGTAGCTGTCTTTACCGCCAGATAAACACACCATCACTTTATCCCCATCGGCAATCATGCCAAAATCACCGATGGCCTGACCAACCAGACGACATAGTTTTTTATCTAGCTTATTCTCTTCAAATGCTTGCTTGCGAGGGTCTACCATCTGCGGCTCCCATTAGCCTTATGGTTGCTTCATCTTAAAGACTTCGACGCCAACTGCCTCACAATCCGGATAGACATCGGGCTTTGCAGTACTAACTCGAACTGCCATCACATTTGGATGCTCAAGAATTGCCGCAACAATTTCATCGCAGAGTGTCTCTTGTAAATGGATGTGCCCACGTTTGACGCGCTCAACAATTGTTTTACGAATGAAATCATAATCAAGCACCTCCTCTAAGCGATCCTGCTTCGGAGTATTTAGTTCCAAAGGAACATAAATCTCGACATTGAATATCACCCTCTGTTCAGCGCGCTTTTCAAAATCATGAACACCAATATTGATATAAACCTCGTAATCTTTTAAAAAAAGACGTCGACAATTTATCAGGCTTGGATGGGAAAGTAATGAGTGCATAGAACCTATTATTTAATTTTGAACATCACATCACGGTCGGATGCCAATAAATGTTGCCCGCCATCAACATACAGTGTAGTGCCAGTAATGGACTTGGCGTTGGCCAAGAAAAATGCGGCGCTAGCTATGTCATGGGCGCTTGAAGAAAATCCCATCGGAGTTACTTGGTGGGCTTTCTCAAACTCGGACTGACTTTGATCGCCCGATGGTAAGGTAATTCCTGGGGCTAAACCAACCGAGCGCATATACGGCGCAAAATCACGAGCTATCATTTCAGTAGCAGTTAGCAATGCACTCTTAGAGAGCGTATAAGAAAAATAATCGGGATTTAAATTAATTAGTTTTTGATCTAATAGCTGAATCGTTGCAGGAACAAAATCTTTGTTAATTGGCTGAGTCTTGAGGTGACGAAACATTGCTTGAGCCAAAATAATTGGTGCCGCTAGATTAATTTGTGTATGCCGCTCAATGAGATCGGCGCTTACGGGATGATCAGTTTGGCTAGGACGATCGTATTCAAAAATCGCAGCGCTATTGATTAAACAATCAATTCTTGAGAAATGATCAATACTTTTTAAGATCAGCGACTCTGCTTCTTTTTGATAGGCTAAATTTGCCTGTACGGCAATCGCCTTAACTCCCGATGCCCGAATCTCATCAAGTACAGATTCAGCCTCTTGGGCGGATTGGCCATAATGAATAATGACATTCCAGCCCTGGTTGGCAAAATGCAAGGCGATTTCCCGACCAAGACGCTTGGCTGCGCCGGTGACCAAAACTGTCCGATCTACCATTGTTTTCATATGCTGTAGAAAAACTCACTTAGACTAGCGAGCTATGGATATTAACCTGACCAATGCCGAAGCGGAGCATTTAAAAGCTGTACTGACCAAAATTTCCCAAGAAATTGAGGAAAAAGGTGGCTGGATTCCTTTTTCACGCTACATGGAAATTGCTTTGTATCAGCCAAATCTTGGTTATTACACAAGCGCCCTTGAGAAATTTGGGCGCTTTGGTGATTTCGTAACAGCTCCAGAAATTAGTCCATTTTTTGGTCAAACCATCGTCAATACAATTCTGCCAGTCCTCGATAAATTAAGAATCCATGGGCACCCGACCCGGGTGATCGAAATCGGTGCCGGTACTGGGCAACTTGCCAAAACGATCCTATTAGACCTGCATCGACGTGGCTTTACCTTAGATGAATATCACATCATTGACGTGTCACCCAACTTAATTAAGCGTCAACACGAATTATTATTTGATGCATGTGAAAGTCACGGGATTCAAACTCGTTGCCAGTGGCATTCAGAGTTTTTACCAAGCTTTCATGGTGTCATTCTGGCCAATGAAGTGCTCGACGCGATTCCATGTGAACGCATTGTCTACCAAGATCATGCTTGGTACTACGCTGGAGTTGGACTCGGATCTAAGCCGGATCAACCCCTTACATCGGCACCTGGAGCACAACTAGAGAGCCAGCCATCAATTGACAACGTTGCTGATGGATATATAACCGAAATCCATCCTCAGGCGGAGGCATGGTTTAAACAGCTGATCAATCGATTTGAACAAGGTCTCTTATTGATGATTGACTATGGCTTTCATCATCATGAGTATTATCACCCCCAACGAAATACTGGAACGCTGATGGTGCATTACCGTCATCAAGCACTAACTAATGTTCTTACTCTTCCAGGAATATCGGATATCACCTGCCATATTAATTTTTCAAGCCTTTTGCATTTAATTGA
This genomic window from Polynucleobacter sp. MWH-UH24A contains:
- a CDS encoding class I SAM-dependent methyltransferase, coding for MDINLTNAEAEHLKAVLTKISQEIEEKGGWIPFSRYMEIALYQPNLGYYTSALEKFGRFGDFVTAPEISPFFGQTIVNTILPVLDKLRIHGHPTRVIEIGAGTGQLAKTILLDLHRRGFTLDEYHIIDVSPNLIKRQHELLFDACESHGIQTRCQWHSEFLPSFHGVILANEVLDAIPCERIVYQDHAWYYAGVGLGSKPDQPLTSAPGAQLESQPSIDNVADGYITEIHPQAEAWFKQLINRFEQGLLLMIDYGFHHHEYYHPQRNTGTLMVHYRHQALTNVLTLPGISDITCHINFSSLLHLIEDAENSQSFFSSQATYLLDAGITDLVLQQSDPNDPQQMIAISNGIQKLISEAEMGELFKVLAFGKNLGSLDLDLHALPGFRGRNRVY